Proteins found in one Sorghum bicolor cultivar BTx623 chromosome 1, Sorghum_bicolor_NCBIv3, whole genome shotgun sequence genomic segment:
- the LOC8081102 gene encoding probable UDP-arabinose 4-epimerase 3 isoform X1, producing the protein MLEYPYTAYYKQQQGYLGMEYFDARRKPHNVGKIIAALVLTTVCIFVLKQSPGFGGNSVFSRHEPGVTHVLVTGGAGYIGSHAALRLLKDNYRVTIVDNLSRGNMGAVKVLQGLFPQPGRLQFIFADLGDQKSVNKIFAENAFDAVMHFAAVAYVGESTLEPLRYYHNITSNTLLILEAMASHGVKTLIYSSTCATYGEPEKMPITEATPQFPINPYGKAKKMAEDIILDFSKSKGADMAVMILRYFNVIGSDPEGRLGEAPRPELREHGRISGACFDAALGVIPGLKVKGTDYPTADGTCIRDYIDVTDLVDAHVKALNKAEPRKVGIYNVGTGRGRSVNEFVDACKKATGVNIKIEYLSRRPGDYAEVYSDPTKINKELNWTAQYTDLKESLSVAWRWQKSHPHGYGPN; encoded by the exons ATGCTAGAGTATCCTTATACTGCATATTATAAGCAACAGCAGGGTTATTTgg GGATGGAGTACTTTGATGCAAGGCGGAAGCCTCATAATGTTGGGAAAATCATTGCAGCCCTGGTCCTCACAACAGTCTGTATATTTGTTCTGAAGCAATCTCCTGGTTTTGGTGGCAATAGCGTG TTTTCTCGCCATGAACCTGGGGTTACCCATGTCTTAGTTACAGGAGGAGCTGGTTATATTGGTTCACATGCCGCTTTAAGGCTCTTAAAGGATAATTATCGAGTTACCATTGTG GATAATCTATCTAGAGGAAACATGGGAGCAGTAAAGGTTCTGCAGGGCTTATTTCCGCAGCCTGGGagactacaattcatctttgctGATCTTGGGGACCAGAAATCT GTCAACAAGATATTTGCTGAAAATGCATTTGATGCTGTGATGCACTTTGCAGCTGTTGCTTATGTGGGAGAGAGCACATTGGAACCCCTTAG GTACTATCACAATATTACATCGAACACTTTATTGATTTTGGAGGCTATGGCATCTCATGGAGTCAAAACCCTCATCTACTCTAGTACATGTGCTACCTATGGAGAACCAGAGAAGATGCCTATTACAGAAGCCACACCTCAG TTCCCTATCAATCCATATGGAAAAGCTAAGAAAATGGCAGAGGATATCATATTAGATTTCTCAAAGTCGAAGGGAGCTGACATGGCTGTCATGATTTTAAG ATATTTCAATGTTATTGGCTCTGACCCTGAGGGAAGATTAGGTGAGGCTCCTAGGCCAGAACTCCGAGAGCATGGTCGGATATCTGGGGCATGCTTCGATGCAGCATTAGGAGTCATTCCAGGATTGAAG GTTAAAGGAACAGATTATCCCACAGCTGATGGAACCTGCATAAGAGATTATATTGATGTCACAGATTTAGTTGATGCTCATGTGAAAGCACTCAACAAGGCAGAGCCTAGAAAAGTCGGCATTTACAATGTTGGAACAGGAAGAG GTCGCTCGGTTAATGAGTTTGTTGATGCCTGCAAGAAAGCAACTGGGGTTAACATCAAAATTGAATACCTCAGCAGAAGGCCAGGAGATTATGCAGAAGTATACAGCGATCCAACAAAGATCAACAAGGAGCTCAACTGGACAGCTCAATATACCGATCTCAAAGAGAGCCTGTCAGTCGCATGGAGGTGGCAAAAGTCGCATCCGCACGGCTACGGGCCAAACTAA
- the LOC8081102 gene encoding probable UDP-arabinose 4-epimerase 3 isoform X2: MIPLNRRASLPRAGMEYFDARRKPHNVGKIIAALVLTTVCIFVLKQSPGFGGNSVFSRHEPGVTHVLVTGGAGYIGSHAALRLLKDNYRVTIVDNLSRGNMGAVKVLQGLFPQPGRLQFIFADLGDQKSVNKIFAENAFDAVMHFAAVAYVGESTLEPLRYYHNITSNTLLILEAMASHGVKTLIYSSTCATYGEPEKMPITEATPQFPINPYGKAKKMAEDIILDFSKSKGADMAVMILRYFNVIGSDPEGRLGEAPRPELREHGRISGACFDAALGVIPGLKVKGTDYPTADGTCIRDYIDVTDLVDAHVKALNKAEPRKVGIYNVGTGRGRSVNEFVDACKKATGVNIKIEYLSRRPGDYAEVYSDPTKINKELNWTAQYTDLKESLSVAWRWQKSHPHGYGPN, encoded by the exons ATGATCCCTTTAAACCGGAGGGCAAGCCTGCCCAGGGCTG GGATGGAGTACTTTGATGCAAGGCGGAAGCCTCATAATGTTGGGAAAATCATTGCAGCCCTGGTCCTCACAACAGTCTGTATATTTGTTCTGAAGCAATCTCCTGGTTTTGGTGGCAATAGCGTG TTTTCTCGCCATGAACCTGGGGTTACCCATGTCTTAGTTACAGGAGGAGCTGGTTATATTGGTTCACATGCCGCTTTAAGGCTCTTAAAGGATAATTATCGAGTTACCATTGTG GATAATCTATCTAGAGGAAACATGGGAGCAGTAAAGGTTCTGCAGGGCTTATTTCCGCAGCCTGGGagactacaattcatctttgctGATCTTGGGGACCAGAAATCT GTCAACAAGATATTTGCTGAAAATGCATTTGATGCTGTGATGCACTTTGCAGCTGTTGCTTATGTGGGAGAGAGCACATTGGAACCCCTTAG GTACTATCACAATATTACATCGAACACTTTATTGATTTTGGAGGCTATGGCATCTCATGGAGTCAAAACCCTCATCTACTCTAGTACATGTGCTACCTATGGAGAACCAGAGAAGATGCCTATTACAGAAGCCACACCTCAG TTCCCTATCAATCCATATGGAAAAGCTAAGAAAATGGCAGAGGATATCATATTAGATTTCTCAAAGTCGAAGGGAGCTGACATGGCTGTCATGATTTTAAG ATATTTCAATGTTATTGGCTCTGACCCTGAGGGAAGATTAGGTGAGGCTCCTAGGCCAGAACTCCGAGAGCATGGTCGGATATCTGGGGCATGCTTCGATGCAGCATTAGGAGTCATTCCAGGATTGAAG GTTAAAGGAACAGATTATCCCACAGCTGATGGAACCTGCATAAGAGATTATATTGATGTCACAGATTTAGTTGATGCTCATGTGAAAGCACTCAACAAGGCAGAGCCTAGAAAAGTCGGCATTTACAATGTTGGAACAGGAAGAG GTCGCTCGGTTAATGAGTTTGTTGATGCCTGCAAGAAAGCAACTGGGGTTAACATCAAAATTGAATACCTCAGCAGAAGGCCAGGAGATTATGCAGAAGTATACAGCGATCCAACAAAGATCAACAAGGAGCTCAACTGGACAGCTCAATATACCGATCTCAAAGAGAGCCTGTCAGTCGCATGGAGGTGGCAAAAGTCGCATCCGCACGGCTACGGGCCAAACTAA
- the LOC8081101 gene encoding COBRA-like protein 7, which produces MAGSVAPHAVVLALLLLAGLAAAQRGTTPTPTPAAAAPAPDPGCNGIEVTYNFGGRTKIRPYVSDKNKQPYAFRANVTVRNSGTRPLKSWAALVTFGYDEILVGVDGAVLTGGGELPYNTTEDAGNATSFSGYPQTDLLTPIATAGDLSQIQASVGIVGTLFAGPGFDPLPTALSLDDPAYACPAATNLTSKVLSTCCVLTPEAEANATVIDANATDPTKNFLPRGTGDLVITYDVLQAYPSSYLALVTLENNAKLGRLDNWRMSWEWRRGEFIYSMKGAHPSEVDTSGCIYGAPGQYYQSLDFSQVLNCDRKPVILDLPLSRYNDTQIGKIDNCCRNGTILPKSMDEAQSKSAFQMQVFKMPPDLNRTKLFPPANFKIAGASSLNPDYTCGQPVPVSPTAFPDPSGLDSTTLAVATWQVVCNITTTKGAKPKCCVTFSAYYNDSVIPCNTCACGCPANRRGPTCSTTAQSMLLPPEALLMPFNNRSHKALAWAELKHYNVPRPMPCGDFCGVSINWHVSTDYNKGWSARVTLFNWEDVDMANWFAAIVMDKAYDGFEKAYSFNATSVGKNTIFMQGLEGLNYLVKQTNMSGIDYLVPGKQQSVLSFTKKLTPGINVVAGDGFPTKVFFNGDECAMPQRIPMSNGFGNRLSSGLALVLFLAASAFLLLQQ; this is translated from the coding sequence ATGGCTGGCTCCGTAGCTCCACACGCTGTGGTCCTCGCTCTCCTCCTGCTCGCGGGGCTCGCGGCGGCGCAGAGAGggacgacgccgacgccgacgccggcggcggcggcccccGCGCCCGACCCCGGCTGCAACGGCATCGAGGTGACGTACAACTTCGGGGGCCGCACCAAGATCCGGCCCTACGTCAGCGACAAGAACAAGCAGCCCTACGCCTTCCGCGCCAACGTCACCGTGCGCAACTCCGGCACCCGCCCGCTCAAGTCGTGGGCGGCGCTCGTCACGTTCGGCTACGACGAGATCCTCGTCGGCGTCGACGGCGCCGTGCTCACGGGCGGCGGCGAGCTGCCGTACAACACCACGGAGGACGCCGGCAACGCCACCTCCTTCTCCGGGTACCCGCAGACGGACCTCCTCACGCCCATCGCCACCGCCGGGGACCTGTCGCAGATCCAGGCCTCCGTCGGCATCGTCGGCACGCTCTTCGCCGGGCCCGGCTTCGATCCGCTCCCCACCGCGCTGTCGCTGGACGACCCGGCCTACGCGTGCCCCGCGGCGACCAACCTCACCTCTAAGGTGCTGTCCACCTGCTGCGTCCTCACGCCGGAGGCCGAGGCCAATGCCACCGTCATCGACGCCAACGCCACCGACCCGACCAAGAATTTCCTGCCGCGCGGCACCGGTGACCTCGTCATCACCTACGACGTGCTCCAGGCCTACCCCTCCAGCTACCTTGCGCTCGTCACGCTCGAGAACAACGCCAAGCTTGGCCGCCTCGACAACTGGCGGATGTCGTGGGAGTGGCGGCGCGGCGAGTTCATCTACTCCATGAAGGGCGCTCACCCATCAGAGGTGGACACCTCGGGCTGTATCTATGGGGCGCCTGGGCAGTACTACCAGAGCCTTGATTTCTCGCAGGTGCTCAATTGTGACCGCAAGCCGGTGATCCTTGACCTGCCCCTGTCCCGGTACAATGACACCCAGATTGGGAAGATCGACAACTGCTGCAGGAATGGGACAATCTTGCCCAAGTCCATGGATGAAGCACAGTCGAAATCGGCATTCCAGATGCAAGTTTTCAAGATGCCACCAGACCTGAACCGGACTAAGCTGTTCCCCCCTGCCAATTTCAAGATTGCCGGTGCATCATCGCTGAACCCGGACTACACCTGTGGCCAGCCGGTGCCTGTCAGCCCAACTGCGTTCCCTGACCCAAGCGGGCTTGACTCGACGACACTTGCTGTGGCAACATGGCAGGTGGTGTGCAACATTACCACAACGAAGGGGGCCAAGCCCAAGTGCTGTGTGACCTTCTCGGCGTACTACAACGACTCGGTGATCCCCTGCAACACCTGCGCCTGTGGGTGCCCTGCAAACAGGCGAGGTCCAACGTGCAGCACGACTGCACAATCCATGCTCTTGCCACCGGAGGCGCTGCTTATGCCATTCAACAACCGCTCACACAAGGCGTTGGCGTGGGCTGAGCTGAAGCATTACAATGTGCCCCGGCCAATGCCTTGTGGTGACTTCTGTGGTGTGAGCATCAATTGGCATGTCTCAACAGACTACAACAAGGGCTGGAGTGCTCGGGTGACATTGTTCAACTGGGAGGATGTCGACATGGCCAATTGGTTTGCTGCCATCGTCATGGACAAGGCGTATGATGGCTTTGAGAAGGCGTACTCATTTAACGCCACCTCAGTGGGCAAGAACACAATCTTTATGCAGGGTTTGGAGGGGCTTAATTACCTGGTGAAGCAGACCAACATGAGTGGGATTGACTACCTTGTGCCCGGTAAGCAACAGTCAGTCCTCTCATTCACCAAGAAGCTGACCCCGGGGATAAATGTTGTTGCTGGAGATGGCTTCCCAACAAAGGTCTTCTTCAATGGCGACGAATGTGCTATGCCGCAGAGAATTCCGATGAGCAATGGGTTCGGCAACCGTCTCAGCAGTGGCCTTGCTTTGGTCTTGTTCCTTGCTGCTTCGGCTTTCCTATTGCTTCAGCAATGA
- the LOC8081103 gene encoding probable galacturonosyltransferase-like 7 codes for MLWVARLSGFLSAAMVMVVLSPSLQSFPPAEAIRSSQFDGSVRFPGQIAGGARGIAFRRAPSFRNAADCGAGAGNGTAANVCDPSLVHIAITLDEEYLRGSVAAVHSVVQHARCPESVFFHFLVSDPGLGDLVRAVFPQLRFKVYYFDPERVRGLISTSVRQALEQPLNYARNYLADLLEPCVRRVIYLDSDLVLVDDVAKLWRTDLGGRTVGAPEYCHANFTKYFTGRFWSDQRFAGTFVGRRPCYFNTGVMVLDLERWRQAGYTQRIERWMEIQKSPPGRIYELGSLPPFLLVFAGHVAPIEHRWNQHGLGGDNVLGSCRDLHPGPVSLLHWSGSGKPWARLGAGRPCPLDALWAPFDLYGPAGAGESR; via the coding sequence ATGCTGTGGGTGGCGCGCCTGTCCGGCTTCTTATCCGCCGCCATGGTGATGGTGGTGCTGTCGCCGTCGCTCCAGTCCTTCCCGCCCGCCGAGGCCATCCGGTCGTCGCAGTTCGACGGCAGCGTCCGCTTCCCGGGCCAGATCGCAGGGGGCGCCCGGGGGATCGCCTTCCGCCGCGCCCCGTCGTTCCGCAATGCCGCCGATTGCGGCGCCGGCGCGGGCAACGGCACCGCCGCCAATGTCTGCGACCCTTCGCTCGTCCACATCGCGATTACGCTCGATGAGGAGTACCTGAGGGGCTCCGTCGCCGCGGTCCACTCGGTGGTGCAGCACGCCAGGTGCCCCGAGAGCGTCTTCTTCCACTTCCTCGTCTCCGACCCGGGCCTCGGGGACCTCGTCCGCGCGGTCTTCCCGCAGCTCCGGTTCAAGGTCTACTACTTCGACCCCGAGCGCGTCCGCGGGCTCATCTCCACGTCGGTGCGGCAGGCGCTGGAGCAGCCGCTCAACTATGCGCGCAACTACCTGGCCGACCTCCTCGAGCCCTGCGTGCGCCGCGTCATCTACCTCGACTCCGACCTCGTCCTCGTCGACGACGTCGCCAAGCTCTGGCGCACCGACCTCGGCGGCCGCACCGTCGGCGCCCCCGAGTACTGCCACGCCAACTTTACCAAGTACTTCACCGGCCGGTTCTGGTCGGACCAGCGGTTCGCCGGGACGTTCGTGGGGCGGCGGCCGTGCTACTTCAACACGGGCGTCATGGTGCTTGACCTGGAGCGGTGGCGGCAAGCGGGCTACACGCAGCGCATCGAGCGCTGGATGGAGATACAGAAGTCGCCGCCGGGGCGCATCTACGAGCTGGGTTCGCTGCCGCCCTTCCTGCTCGTGTTCGCGGGGCACGTGGCGCCGATCGAGCACCGGTGGAACCAGCACGGCCTCGGCGGCGACAATGTCCTGGGCAGCTGCCGCGACCTACACCCGGGACCCGTGAGCCTGCTGCATTGGTCCGGGTCCGGCAAGCCATGGGCGCGGCTGGGCGCCGGGCGGCCGTGCCCGCTCGATGCGCTCTGGGCACCCTTCGACCTGTACGgccccgccggcgccggcgagtCCCGGTAA
- the LOC8081099 gene encoding pentatricopeptide repeat-containing protein At5g50990 isoform X2 produces MSYTNCLKKHPHRIFFRYGNSILRASLEKGSPQKSLMDYSTLLHFTAFFPDYRTYALLLRACAKCSDLYAAMEIHCHLTKVGLLSDLHIIPPLFKLYIAHDHMLEARELFWSMLEWSTDPFHGNLMLMGFLKSGQLDKAYQIFKRMPVKDLVSWNSMIAGAVRSSHLKEAMYLFSRLVSSGLVPDCFSFSSVLSACARAGARRYGVWVHHLMTELGVEMNHILTSALVDMYAKCGRIDVATEIFNKVKRNHISVWNTMISGLASHGLGSDVVILFHKMKSEELVPDGVTFVALLTACSHCGMVEEARQYFRSMTTEYSITPEVEHYGALVDTLSRAGLLDEAYKLVMSMNVKPDVVIWRALLSACRRYRQTKLGEVTIEHMACHGSGDYTLLSNMYSSANRWNDSEEVWRQRKQKKIRKSKGLSWVELGGSTHGFKAGDRSHPDTEDIYLVLHGLCKRAKVEGYAPLTELVTKDVSEEEREENLTFHSEKLAVAYSVLKTGPGTEIMVSKNLQICSDCHEWMKIISKVLCRVIIIRDRIRFHRFESGCCSCKDYWSSNTFDAPFILFLQCPCLLFALEQLKSLHCYNVEEEFSGVKTEWPATILVFDIETTGFSRREDRIIEFAVRDLMGGKNSTFQTLINPEKEVRNAYVHGISNSMLCRPDVPRFGELVPILLQYVWSRQMDGKPVLWVAHNGRSFDVPFLIFEFRRCKLEMPGDWLFVDTLPIARQLVDSDGSKLSSVSLKNLRERYNIPLTGSAHRAMQDVTTLCYVLQKLTFELKLTVPQLLEKSFQASDLPATRAEK; encoded by the exons ATGTCTTACACGAACTGTTTGAAGAAACATCCCCATAGAATCTTCTTTCGATATGGCAACTCCATCCTCAGAGCTTCTTTAGAGAAAGGCTCCCCACAAAAGTCACTTATGGACTATAGCACTTTGCTCCATTTCACTGCTTTCTTCCCTGATTACAGAACTTATGCTCTCCTTCTCAGAGCTTGTGCAAAATGCTCTGACCTCTATGCTGCCATGGAAATCCATTGTCATCTCACTAAAGTTGGGTTGCTATCTGATCTGCATATAATACCTCCTCTGTTCAAGTTATATATTGCCCATGATCACATGTTGGAAGCACGTGAACTATTTTGGTCAATGCTGGAATGGAGTACCGATCCCTTTCATGGCAATCTGATGCTCATGGGATTCTTGAAGAGCGGTCAGCTAGATAAGGCGTATCAGATTTTCAAGAGGATGCCTGTCAAGGACTTGGTCTCTTGGAATTCTATGATTGCAGGTGCTGTAAGGAGCTCACACCTGAAAGAAGCAATGTATCTTTTTAGCAGGTTGGTCAGTTCAGGCCTTGTGCCTGATTGCTTCTCATTCTCCTCAGTTCTGTCAGCATGTGCTCGAGCTGGTGCTCGCCGGTATGGAGTGTGGGTGCATCACCTGATGACTGAACTGGGGGTCGAAATGAATCATATCTTAACTTCAGCTCTTGTTGACATGTATGCCAAATGTGGAAGAATTGATGTGGCAACTGAGATATTCAATAAAGTCAAGAGAAACCATATTTCTGTCTGGAATACAATGATTAGTGGCTTGGCATCGCATGGTCTTGGATCTGATGTAGTGATTTTGTTCCACAAGATGAAAAGTGAAGAGCTGGTTCCTGACGGGGTTACATTTGTTGCACTCTTGACAGCATGCAGCCACTGTGGCATGGTTGAAGAGGCTCGCCAATACTTCAGATCAATGACTACAGAGTATTCTATCACGCCAGAGGTTGAGCACTACGGTGCATTGGTGGATACGTTGTCGCGAGCTGGGTTGCTGGATGAGGCATACAAGTTGGTAATGTCGATGAATGTAAAGCCTGATGTTGTGATATGGAGGGCATTACTTAGTGCATGTCGCAGATATCGCCAAACAAAATTAGGTGAGGTCACTATTGAGCATATGGCATGCCATGGCAGTGGGGATTATACCCTTCTTTCAAACATGTATTCATCAGCAAATAGATGGAATGATTCAGAGgaagtttggagacagaggaaacaaaagaaaattaGGAAGAGCAAAGGCTTGAGTTGGGTTGAGTTAGGGGGAAGCACCCATGGATTTAAAGCTGGTGATAGATCTCATCCAGATACCGAGGATATATACCTAGTGCTGCATGGATTATGTAAAAGAGCTAAGGTTGAAGGTTATGCTCCATTGACTGAACTAGTAACAAAAGATGTCTCAGAGGAGGAAAGAGAAGAAAACCTTACCTTCCATAGTGAGAAGCTAGCAGTGGCTTATAGTGTCCTGAAGACTGGTCCAGGGACAGAAATAATGGTTTCAAAGAATTTGCAGATTTGCAGTGACTGTCATGAATGGATGAAGATAATCTCAAAGGTACTTTGCCGTGTTATTATTATAAGGGATAGAATTCGATTTCACCGGTTTGAAAGTGGATGCTGCTCCTGCAAGGATTACTG GAGTAGCAATACCTTTGATGCCCCATTCATTCTGTTTCTGCAATGTCCTTGTCTTCTATTTGCT cttgagcagcttaaATCACTTCACtgctacaatgttgaggaagagttTTCTGGGGTCAAGACCGAATGGCCTGCAACTATCCTTGTTTTTGATATTGAAACTACAGGCTTCTCACGCCGTGAGGACAGAATTATTGAGTTTGCTGTTCGTGATCTTATGGGGGGAAAGAATAGCACTTTCCAGACACTCATAAATCCCGAGAAAGAAGTGAGAAATGCATATGTTCATGGTATTAGCAACAGCATGCTCTGCAGACCTGATGTTCCAAG ATTTGGAGAGCTTGTTCCCATTCTGCTACAATATGTGTGGAGTCGTCAAATGGACGGCAAACCAGTTCTTTGGGTTGCTCATAATGGGCGTTCCTTTGACGTACCCTTTCTCATCTTTGAGTTCCGACGGTGTAAATTAGAGATGCCTGGTGATTGGCTCTTTGTAGATACTCTTCCTATCGCAAGACAATTGGTCGATTCTGATG